The genomic segment AAACAAGGCTACGCTAGGAGTACTATGGCCGATGTCAAAGAACTTCTAAAAATCATTGACGAGGAAAAACTGAAAGTGGACCGCGACCTCCTTCGCCTGGCGTTTGAATTCGCGCAAGAAGCGCACCAAGGCAGAGCGCGCAAGAACGGGGAGCCCTACATCAACCACCCCTTTGAAACGGCAAAGACCCTGGCGCGGTATCATTTGGACCAGGACACCATCATCGCGGGACTCTTGCACGACGTGCCCGAAGACACGGACAAAACACTCGCGGAGGTGCGCAAAGAATTCGGCAAAGACGTGGCAGGCCTGGTGGAGGGCATCACCAAGCTCGGCAAATTGAAATACCGCGGCATTGAGCGGTACATAGAAAATCTGCGGAAAATGTTCGTTGCCATGGCCTCGGACATCCGCGTCATCTTCATCAAATTCGCGGACCGCCTGCACAACCTAAAAACCTTGGACGCGCTGGAGCCCGAAAAGCGTGAGCGCATTGCGCGCGAAACCCTGGAAATCTACGCCCCTATCGCAAACCGGCTCGGTATCTGGCAGCTCAAGGGCAAGCTTGAGGACCTCTCGTTCAAGCACCTCTACCCCGCGGAGTACGAAAGCCTCAAGCAAGCGCTTGATAAAAATTTCAAAGAGCGCGACGAGGTGCTCAACGCCATGTGCGCGAGAATCGGAGCTGAACTCAAAAAAGAACGCATGAAAGTCGTGGAAATTTCCGGCCGCACCAAGGACATGTGGAGCCTGTACAACAAGCTGCAGACCCACAACAACGAAATGCACCGCGTCCATGATATCATAGCGCTCCGCGTGGTGGTGCCCACCATTGCGGACTGCTACCGGACCCTGGGGATCATCCATAACCAGTGGAAGCCCCTGCCGAACCGGTTCAAGGACTTCATTGCCCAGCCCAAGCCCAACGGCTACCAGTCCGTGCACACCACCATTTTCTGCGACCGCGGCAAAACCATTGAGGTGCAGATCAAAACCCCTGCCATGCACCACGCCGCGGAGTACGGCATTGCCGCGCACTGGCACTACGACGAGCGCGGCTCCATCAAGCTGGATAAGACATTAGACTGGGTGCAGGAGCTTTCCAAGTGGCAGCAGGAAATAAAAGACAGCGGCGAGTACCTGGATTCGCTCAAACTTGACGTGTTCGGGGACCGGATTTTCGTGTTCACCCCAAAGGGGGACGTGATTGATTTGCCCGAAAACTCAACGCCCGTTGATTTCGCGTACCACATCCACACCCAGATCGGCGACAAGGCCGGAGCGGCGCGCGTCAATAACCAGATGGCATCGCTTGATACGCCCTTAAAGAGCGGGGACATGGTTGAAATCATCGTGGAGCGCTCCCGAAAAGGCCCGAACCGCGACTGGCTCAAGTTCGTAAAAACACGGGCAGCGCGCGACAAGATCAAAGCAAAAGCGCCCCGGGGGCTCTGGGGAACCATCGCAAGCCTGCGGGAGAAGCGGTAATGCCGCGGCGTGGATCCCTCGGGAATACTCGGGATAGGCTCAAGCGGCCGCGGCGCTTTACGCGCTACTCCGCGGATTCATCCCCCATCAATTTCGCGACCAGGCCGGGGAGCTCCTTGGGATCGTAGAACTCAATGGCAATGACCCCCGTGTTTTTCCCTTTTCTGCCGATGGAAACGCGCGTGCCCAAAAGCTCGGTGAGCGCGCGCTCATAGGCCTCTATGTTCGGGTCCTTGGACACGGTGCGCGTGTGCCGGTTCACCTCAACCTTGCGCGCCTCCTGGGTGGCGTCTATGATGGAGAGCCGTTCCGCGAGAATCTTTCTGAAGAGCGCCATGCGCTTTGCATCGTCATGCACCTCCAAAATGGCGCGGCCGTGCCCCGCGTTGATTTTGCGCTCGGAAAGCGCGAGCTGGATTTCCGAGGGCAGGCCCAGAAGCCGGAGGGCGTTGGAAATGAGCGGCCGGGTCTTGCCCATGCGGTCCGCAATCTGCTGGTGCGTTAACCCGAACTCGTCGTTGAGCTTCTGGTAAGATTCCGCCTCCTCAATGGGGTTTAGGTCCGAGCGCTGGATATTCTCAATAAGCGCAATCTCCAAGCGCTCAAGCTCGCCTGACTTGCGGATGATGGCGGGCACGGTTTTCAAGCCCCCAAGCTTTGAGGCGCGCAAGCGCCGTTCCCCGGCAATCAGCTCATACTGGCCGCTCGCATCCCGCACCACAACGAGCGGCTGGATGATGCCGTGCTCACGAATGGACTGGGCCAGGCGTTCCAATTCTTCCTGGTTAAAATGCTTGCGCGGCTGGTGCCGGTTGGAAACGATTGCTCCAACCGGAATTTCAACAACAGCTGATTGCGCGGCTCCCGCTTCAACTGAAGCGTCGCCGACGACGTGCTGGTTCGCAAGCGTCTGGAGAGCAGCCTTTGATTTGCTCGGAATGAGCGAGCCCAAGCCCCGCCCGAGCCCGTGGTTTTGTTTTTTCATAGATGATAGGGAGGGGCCATATGACCCCGACACTTAAAAGTGCGCATGCAGTTCCAGAATCTCCCGGGCCAGGCGCTCGTACGCCTTAGCGCCCTTTGAGCCGGGGTCATAGTGCAGAATTGATTTGCCGAATGAGGGCGCTTCCGTGAGCCGCACGTTGCGCGGAATCACGCTGCGGAAAATCTTGTCCGGAAAGTACTGGTACAACTCATGCATCACCTGCTCCGAGAGCTTCTGGCGCGAGTCGTACATGGTGAGCACCGCTCCCAGCACTTTGACTTCGGGCTTGATGTTCTCCTGGATCAGGCTGATGGTGTTCATGAGCTGCCCCAGGCCCTCCAAGGCAAAGTACTCTGCCTGCACGGGTATGAGAATTTCGTCTGCCGCAACCAGGCCGTTGATGGTGAGAAGCCCCAGGCTGGGCGGAGAATCAATGATGATGTAGTCAAACTCGTGGCGCACCTGGTCTATCACGTCCAATAATCTGAATTCCCTGCGGTCCACGTTCACGAGTTCAACCGAGGCTCCGGCGAGCGCGTTCGTGGCCGGGGCCACCTTGAGGCCGTCCAGATCATGGGCCTGGATGATGGAGCGCAGATCCGTTTCCCCGCTCAACACCTCGTACAATCCCCGTTCCAGCTCTTTGTGCTCAATGCCAATGCCGCTCGTGGCGTTTGCCTGGGGATCAAGGTCAACAAGCAGCACGTATTTCCCTAAAGCCGCAAGGTACACCGCCAAGTTAATGGACGTGGTTGTCTTGCCGACCCCGCCTTTCTGGTTAATGACCGAAATGACACGTGCCATATCGGATATTATACAATGAACGAGATGCTTTGACAATGCGGGGTGATTGGTTTAAAATCTAAACGTCCCCTGTATTCCCCCTCCTCGTATTGAGGAGGGGGCAAGGGGGTGGTTAAAACAAGCCGGAGTGATGTAACTGGTAAACATGCACGACTCAAAATCGTGTGACCGCAAGGTCGTGAGGGTTCGACTCCCTCCTCCGGCACCATATTTGACGGTACCCATGAAAAACGAAGTTGAGGCAACGTTTCTCTCGGTCAATAGAGATGCGGTGCGGAATAAACTTAAGGCAGCCGGGTTTGAGTTAAAAACTCCGGAGTATGTGATGCGCAGAAAAACCTTTGATTTTTCCCGCGTTGCGCCGGGAAAGAACAAGTGGGGGCGCGTCCGCCAGGAATCCGACAAAGTTACCGTGACGATTAAAGAAATCCGCGGCTCGGGCATCAACGATGTGTATGAAGTTGAGCTTGTGGTCAATGACTTTGATACTGCGGTATCCTTTTTTGAAGCATGTGGCGTTCCTGTAAAATCATTCCAGGAAAATATGCGCGAAGTGTGGAAGCGCAATGGGGTGGAGGTCATGATTGACACGTGGCCCGGGCTGAATCCATTTGTGGAAATTGAAGGGGCAGATGAAACAGTCGTGCGAGAAACATCCAAGGAACTAGGATTTGATTTTGAGCAAGGGGTTTTTGGCAGTGTTGATCTGATATACGAAAAAGAGCTTGGCATACCGACCAAGGCCATTGACCGCATGCCGGAAATCACCTTTGCGCATCCGCCAAAAAAAAACGCCGCATGAGGCAACAATAACAGCGCCGCGTACCTGTACAAAAAACACCTGGCCGATTCGGCCAGGTGTTTTTTGGTAGCGGGGGAGGGATTCGAACCCTCAACCTCCAGGTTATGGGCCTGGCGAGCTGCCATTGCTCTACCCCGCGTCGTGGTAGCGGGGGTCGGGATCGAACCGACGACCTGAGGCTTATGAGTCCTCCGCTCTAACCAACTGAGCTACCCCGCCGTAAATGTACCTCTATACATATACCACAGCCTATTTAAAAAATCAAGCATTCCTGGTATACTAGGCACATATGTACATCACGGTCCACGCGGCAGCCGGAGCCGCACTCGGCACATTCACGGCACATCCGCTCTTCGCGTTCATCGCGGGATTCATTTCCCACCTCGTGCTGGACATGATTCCGCACGGAGACGAGACCATCAAAAAATGGAAACTCTTCAGGACCGTGCGGCTGCGCATTGCCGCGGCCGCCTTGCTTGACCTTATCGGCGTGGTGCTCTCACTCCTGTTTTTAGTAAACAACGCGGATTTGCGATTCCTGCCCGGCATGCTCGCCGGCATGGCAGGCGGAATTGCGCCGGACGCCCTGTGGGGATTCCACGAGCTTACGGGCACGCCCCTCCTCAATGCGTACCGCGCATGGCACAGCAAGGGGCACGATTTCATCACCACAAAAAAAATCACTCTGTTCCAGGGATTCCTGGTGCAGCTTCCGCTCCTCGCAGTGTTCCTCTGGTTTGCTGTTTCCCGCTAGGAGCGGTAGTTGGGCGCCTCTTTGGTGATCTGGATATTGTGCGGGTGCGATTCGCGCGTTCCCGCAGACGTAACTTTGATGAACTCCGCTTTTTGGTGGAGTTCATTGATGTTGGCCGCGCCCAGGTACCCCATGCCGCTCCGGATGCCGCCCGCGAGCTGGTGCACCACGTCTTTTAAGCGCCCGCGGTACGGAATCACGCCCTCAATGCCTTCGGGAACCAATTTTGACTTCTCGCGCACCTTGCCCTGGCCGTACCGATCCGCCGACCCCCCTCCCATGGCGCCCATGGAACCCATGCCGCGGTAGGATTTGTACTGCTTCCCGTCCACTTCAATAATTTCCCCGGGGGCTTCGGCCGTGCCCGCGAACAAGCTGCCGAGCATTACGCAGTCAGCCCCGGCGCCGAGCGCTTTGATAATATCTCCCGAATACTTGATGCCGCCATCCGCAATCACGGGCACGTCCTTGTTTTTGCCGCGGCCGCGCGCTACTTCAATGATTGCGGTGATCTGCGGCACCCCGATTCCCGCCACAATGCGCGTGGTGCAAATAGACCCCGGTCCCATGCCCACCTTGATGGCGTCAGCCCCTGCTTTGATGAGAGCTCGGGCTGCTTCTGCGGTTGCGATGTTGCCGGCAATGACATCAATCCCTCTAAACGCTTTGTCCGCTTTGAGGGCGCGAACCATCTCAATCACGCCCAAGGAGTGCCCGTGTGCCGTATCAACCACAATCACATCAACTTTAGCTTTTGCCAGCTCCCGCGCGCGGGAGAGCGCATTCTCTCCGGCACCGATCGCGGCCCCAACCAAATAAGGGCGTGATTTTGTTCCGGCCCGTTTGGCGCGCTTCACCTCAAGCGCCTGGTCGTGAATGGAGAGGTTGCGGTGGATGATGCCCATGCCCCCGAGCCGCGCAAGCTCAATGGCGAGCCTGGATTCGGTCACCGTGTCCATGGGCGCGCTCAAGAGCGGAATGGCTGCCCCTATATTTCTGGAAATCCGCGCGGAAAGGCTCGCAGACGCGGGCAAAATCTCCGAATACCGGGGCAGGAGGAGCACGTCATCAAAGGTTAACGCCTCTTTCATATGGTGCTATACTAGCATCCTATGAAGCACATTGCAATTATTGATTTCGGGTCCCAGTACGCGCACCTGATTGCCCGCAGAATCCGTGAACTGGGGGTACTCTCCAAGATATACCCGTCCGACATTTCCGCCCAAGAACTCAAGGACGATGTGATCGGGATCATTCTTTCCGGAGGGCCGCAGTCCGTGTATGGCTCTGCGTCCCCAAAAGTTGATGCCGCGATTTTTGATTTGGGAGTTCCGGTCCTGGGCCTGTGCTACGGCCACCAGCTCATGGCGCACATACTTGGCGGCGCGGTTGCGCCGGGAGCGGTGCGCGAGTACGGCAGGGCGCATGTTGCTGTGCATGATGCGCAGACCCTTCTTTCCGGCGTGCCTTCGTCAACGGTGTGGATGAGCCACGGGGACTCAGTGACAAAACTTCCGGAAGGATTTGCCGCAATCGGCGAAACATCCGACTGCCCCATTGCCGCCATGGCGAACCCTGAAAAAAATTTTTACGGCCTGCAGTTCCACCCGGAAGTGCGCCACACGGAGCACGGCGTCGCGATACTGAAAAATTTCGTGTACGCAATCTGCCGCGCCGAAAAAAACTGGAACGTGGAAAACATGATAGACGGCATCATCGCAGCCATCAAAAAAACGGTTGGATCAAGGAACGTGTTTCTCCTGGTTTCGGGGGGCGTTGACTCAAGCGTTGCGTTCGCGTTGCTCACCAGAGCATTGGGCAAGGAGCGCGTGTATGGCTTGTACATTGATACGGGCTTCATGCGCTTAAACGAATCAGAAGAAATCCAAGCAAGCCTCAAAAAAGCGGGATTTGAGAATCTGCATGTGCTTGATGCGCGCGAAACGTTCTATGAACGGCTGAAAGGCGTCTGCGGCCCGGAAGAAAAACGAAAAATCATAGGGCAAACGTTTCTTGACGTAAAAGACCGGGCTGCGGAAAAACTGAACTTGAATCCGGATGAATGGATGCTGGGCCAGGGAACGATCTACCCTGATACCATTGAGACGGGCGGCACAAAGCACGCAGACACCATCAAGACGCACCACAACCGCGTGGACGCGGTCCAGAAGCTCCTTTCCGAGGGGAAAGTGATTGAACCCATTGCGGACTTTTACAAAGATGAGGTGCGCGCCATTGGCGCGCTCCTCGGGCTTCCGCATGGCATGATTAACCGGCACCCCTTTCCCGGGCCCGGACTCGCCATCCGCATCTTATGCCATAATGCGCTCCCACGCGATGATAAGATTGCTTCGCCTGCGGCTCGCAATGACACGTATGACGTCCTGCCCATCCAGTCCGTTGGCGTGCAGGGCGACAACCGGACCTATGCGCACCCCGCTGTTTTGACCGCATCAAATCCCCCCCTGCCCGAGGGGGGGACAAAGGGGGGGTGGGAGTGGGAAGAGCTTGACGCAATCGCAAGCGCAATCACCAACAAAGAAAAAACAATCAACCGCGTGCTCCTACTTCTGAACCCGGCCGGCGAATCCGTGTTCCGGCTTCCGAACGAAGCGCGCACCCTGACTCCGAACCGCACTAAGCTGCTGCAAAAAATTGACGCAATCGTGCACCAGGAAATAACAGATGCCGGGCTGTATGATGACATCTGGCAGTTTCCGGTAGCGCTTATCCCTGTGGGACACAAACACTTTGAATCAATCATCCTGCGGCCCGTGGAAAGCCAGGAGGCCATGACCGCGCGTTTTTACCGCATGCCCCAAGCGGTGCTCGCCCGCATCACCGAAAAAATCCTCGCAACTGGAACAGTTGATTACATCTTCTACGACATCACCAACAAGCCCCCCGGAACCATTGAGTGGGAGTGATTTTGACATTTATCCCACTGCCCTGTATCATCTAAGAAACCATGGAATCTCCGGACCACATCATAGCATCCCTCAAAACCCAGGCAAACCTCGGGACGGATGCGAGCGGGCACTCGCGGCACGCCGTGAGCAATCCAGCCGGAAAGCGCGTATTGGTCCACAATGCGCCTTTTTTGTTTACCTGCGATGAGTTTGAAAAGATCAGCATCAAGATACGCCACTCCGTGGTGATAGAGGGCGATACCATTGTTGACGTGCTCCCCGCGGACCGCGTGAACCCGAACAACTTTGACGCGGTGTACGACGCGGGCAAGCGCGGCGGCATCGTGCTCACTCCGGGACTCATCAACACGCACAGCCACATCCACATGTACCTTATGCGGTCAGCCATGATGCTTGATGAGGGCGAGAGCATTGATGAAACTATTGACGCAATGGCGCGCTGGCAGCGGCACGAAACCGACGAATCCTACACCATTGCCGGAATCGGCGACCTCACAGAACAGCAAAAGCACGGCATCACCGCCACGCTCACGCACGGCCCGAGTTTTTCGGCCGCGGAAATCGCGGCCGAGGCGTGCGGCCACAACCTCGTTAATGCGGTGTCCGCGGTGTCAAACTCAAGGCCTGAAAACACGCCAGAAATGGTCGCGCAGCTGTTCCAAGAAAAACGGGCGCACCACTCAACTCCGGCCATAGCCCTCCACTACCTCTACAAAACACCCGAAGAAACGCTGCGAAAAGTGCGCGCCGTCATGGACGATCATGCGGCGTTGCTGACGTTCCATATGTCCGAGTCAGAGCGCGTAACGGCCGAAACGGTGCGCGCGCACGGGGTGCGCGAAACCGAACTGCTAAAAAAATACGGGCTCCTCAACAGCCATTCGCTCGCCTCGCACGTGCTCCACGTGCATGACGAGGAGATCAGCCGGCTCGTGGAGCACCGGGTCGGCATCGCGCATTTGCCCACCTCAAACGTGATCCATAAGAGCGGCACCTTCAAATTCTGGGCGTTTGACGAAAGGGGCGGGGCGCCGTACGTTTCGCTCGGCACGGACTCCGTGGTATCAAAAAACAGGCTGGACATCCTCACCGAGGCGTACCAGACCCGCATCACGCACCTCTATGAGCGCACCGTCAAGTTCAGCTCCCTCTTTAAAATGATGACCGTAAACGGCGGCCGCGTCCTGCACATGCCCGATCGGGGCAGGATTATAAAGGGAGCGAAAGCGGACATCGCGTTCTGGAAACTCAAAGACCGCGGGGCCATCCCGTACGACGAAGAGAATCCCGTCACCCTTCTTGGCAACATTATCACGCACGGCGGCCGCTACGTCCGGGACCTCATGATAGGCGGCCGCTTTGTCATCAAAGACCGCAGGCACCAGCTCATTGACGAAAGCAAACTGCTCTCGGAAACGCAAGCGGCGCACATGGCCATGCGCAAGCGGGTGCGCGCCCAAAACGCTTAGGCGGCGAGAAGGATAATGACGGCAATCACAATCACCACCGCGACAATCGGCAAAATCATCTTGAGTGATGATTTTTTTTCTTCCCCTCCCATGGATGCTGCGGGATTTGGTTGAGCCTGCTCGCGCATGCCCTGGTCCTGCGGCATCTCCTGGTTTGAAGCGTCCATAGTATTGGCTTACTGGTAAATTGCTGACGTGTCAAAGTTCACGCCCACTGATTCAAGCGCGACTTCTGCGCCCGTGCCCGGATCAATGCCGTACACCTCAACGGTTCCCCGGTCCGTTGCCTGGAACACGAACGAAATCAGCACCCCGAACGGGCCGCCGCCCTCCGGCACGCGAGTCTCTTCGCTGATCACCACGTCTCCGGCCGGGTTTTTGACGCGGACGTACACAACACCCCCGGCGAGCGCATCTGCCTCGCCTCCGACCAAAAATGGTGATTTGAGCACCTGGCCCTCCTGGGGGCTGGTGAGCCGGATTGCGCCCGGGCCTTGGACAGTATCGGAAATCGGAATCCGATCGCTTCCGGGCTTTGTTCCTGTGGTATTGGTTTGGGAAGCGCCCGTGCATCCGGCTCCGGTAAAGGCGAGCGCCGCAAGCGCGAGTGCTATAGATCGTTTTTGCATATGTTATTTGGGCAGTGCGCCGATGAGTATGGGAGTGCCGGGGCGCGGGTCATAGTCAGCGGCATTGCCGTCCGACTCCAGGGTCACCATCACCGCGTCGTACGGCGCAAGCGAGAAATTGGATTCGTAAAAGAGGTAGAAACTTTCGCGGCTCGGGTTCCACTCAAGTTCTCCGAGCGCGAGCGCGTACGGCGCGTCGGAGACGCGCGAACTGAAATCAATGTTCGCGTAGGGCGTGCCGTACTGTTGGTCCGCTTCGGAGACGCTCGCCTCTCCCAGGCCTCCGAGGTTTCCGGCGTCAACGAGCCACGCTTGGAGGATGCTCCGCTCCGGCAGGCTCGCCCCGGGAGCGAGCACCACATCCACCTCCGCCTTCCCCTCTTCGCTGCCGATGCGCGCGGCTCCGGTGGTGCGCTCAAGATCCGCGTTCTGCGCGAGCGAAATGGTGGTGAGCGGAACGTCAGTCTTGTTGAGAATCACCGCAGGCAGCCCGCTCTCTCCAAAGCGGCCCTCCGCGGCATTGCCGCCGGCCTGGTACGCAAGCCAGCCAACGAGCGCCAAAAGCGCAGCCAGGATGATGCCAAGCAGAATGATGTTAAGGTATCCTCGTCTGGTCGTATAGTACATATACTGATGTCAGTGTACCACAAAGCCGCTCCCTGCCTCAAGTGACGCGCTCCACATACCCTCCGGTCTCGGTATTCACCCGCACCACGTCCCCAGCCTTCACGAACATGGGAGCCTGCACCGTGATGCCGGTTTCCAACATAACCGTTTTGGCCGGATTGTTGGCAGTGTCCCCTTTTACCGCGGGCGGCGCTTCCG from the Parcubacteria group bacterium genome contains:
- a CDS encoding bifunctional (p)ppGpp synthetase/guanosine-3',5'-bis(diphosphate) 3'-pyrophosphohydrolase; its protein translation is MADVKELLKIIDEEKLKVDRDLLRLAFEFAQEAHQGRARKNGEPYINHPFETAKTLARYHLDQDTIIAGLLHDVPEDTDKTLAEVRKEFGKDVAGLVEGITKLGKLKYRGIERYIENLRKMFVAMASDIRVIFIKFADRLHNLKTLDALEPEKRERIARETLEIYAPIANRLGIWQLKGKLEDLSFKHLYPAEYESLKQALDKNFKERDEVLNAMCARIGAELKKERMKVVEISGRTKDMWSLYNKLQTHNNEMHRVHDIIALRVVVPTIADCYRTLGIIHNQWKPLPNRFKDFIAQPKPNGYQSVHTTIFCDRGKTIEVQIKTPAMHHAAEYGIAAHWHYDERGSIKLDKTLDWVQELSKWQQEIKDSGEYLDSLKLDVFGDRIFVFTPKGDVIDLPENSTPVDFAYHIHTQIGDKAGAARVNNQMASLDTPLKSGDMVEIIVERSRKGPNRDWLKFVKTRAARDKIKAKAPRGLWGTIASLREKR
- a CDS encoding ParB/RepB/Spo0J family partition protein; this encodes MKKQNHGLGRGLGSLIPSKSKAALQTLANQHVVGDASVEAGAAQSAVVEIPVGAIVSNRHQPRKHFNQEELERLAQSIREHGIIQPLVVVRDASGQYELIAGERRLRASKLGGLKTVPAIIRKSGELERLEIALIENIQRSDLNPIEEAESYQKLNDEFGLTHQQIADRMGKTRPLISNALRLLGLPSEIQLALSERKINAGHGRAILEVHDDAKRMALFRKILAERLSIIDATQEARKVEVNRHTRTVSKDPNIEAYERALTELLGTRVSIGRKGKNTGVIAIEFYDPKELPGLVAKLMGDESAE
- a CDS encoding ParA family protein codes for the protein MARVISVINQKGGVGKTTTSINLAVYLAALGKYVLLVDLDPQANATSGIGIEHKELERGLYEVLSGETDLRSIIQAHDLDGLKVAPATNALAGASVELVNVDRREFRLLDVIDQVRHEFDYIIIDSPPSLGLLTINGLVAADEILIPVQAEYFALEGLGQLMNTISLIQENIKPEVKVLGAVLTMYDSRQKLSEQVMHELYQYFPDKIFRSVIPRNVRLTEAPSFGKSILHYDPGSKGAKAYERLAREILELHAHF
- a CDS encoding adenylyl cyclase, whose translation is MKNEVEATFLSVNRDAVRNKLKAAGFELKTPEYVMRRKTFDFSRVAPGKNKWGRVRQESDKVTVTIKEIRGSGINDVYEVELVVNDFDTAVSFFEACGVPVKSFQENMREVWKRNGVEVMIDTWPGLNPFVEIEGADETVVRETSKELGFDFEQGVFGSVDLIYEKELGIPTKAIDRMPEITFAHPPKKNAA
- a CDS encoding IMP dehydrogenase, which translates into the protein MKEALTFDDVLLLPRYSEILPASASLSARISRNIGAAIPLLSAPMDTVTESRLAIELARLGGMGIIHRNLSIHDQALEVKRAKRAGTKSRPYLVGAAIGAGENALSRARELAKAKVDVIVVDTAHGHSLGVIEMVRALKADKAFRGIDVIAGNIATAEAARALIKAGADAIKVGMGPGSICTTRIVAGIGVPQITAIIEVARGRGKNKDVPVIADGGIKYSGDIIKALGAGADCVMLGSLFAGTAEAPGEIIEVDGKQYKSYRGMGSMGAMGGGSADRYGQGKVREKSKLVPEGIEGVIPYRGRLKDVVHQLAGGIRSGMGYLGAANINELHQKAEFIKVTSAGTRESHPHNIQITKEAPNYRS
- the guaA gene encoding glutamine-hydrolyzing GMP synthase, translated to MKHIAIIDFGSQYAHLIARRIRELGVLSKIYPSDISAQELKDDVIGIILSGGPQSVYGSASPKVDAAIFDLGVPVLGLCYGHQLMAHILGGAVAPGAVREYGRAHVAVHDAQTLLSGVPSSTVWMSHGDSVTKLPEGFAAIGETSDCPIAAMANPEKNFYGLQFHPEVRHTEHGVAILKNFVYAICRAEKNWNVENMIDGIIAAIKKTVGSRNVFLLVSGGVDSSVAFALLTRALGKERVYGLYIDTGFMRLNESEEIQASLKKAGFENLHVLDARETFYERLKGVCGPEEKRKIIGQTFLDVKDRAAEKLNLNPDEWMLGQGTIYPDTIETGGTKHADTIKTHHNRVDAVQKLLSEGKVIEPIADFYKDEVRAIGALLGLPHGMINRHPFPGPGLAIRILCHNALPRDDKIASPAARNDTYDVLPIQSVGVQGDNRTYAHPAVLTASNPPLPEGGTKGGWEWEELDAIASAITNKEKTINRVLLLLNPAGESVFRLPNEARTLTPNRTKLLQKIDAIVHQEITDAGLYDDIWQFPVALIPVGHKHFESIILRPVESQEAMTARFYRMPQAVLARITEKILATGTVDYIFYDITNKPPGTIEWE
- a CDS encoding amidohydrolase family protein; its protein translation is MESPDHIIASLKTQANLGTDASGHSRHAVSNPAGKRVLVHNAPFLFTCDEFEKISIKIRHSVVIEGDTIVDVLPADRVNPNNFDAVYDAGKRGGIVLTPGLINTHSHIHMYLMRSAMMLDEGESIDETIDAMARWQRHETDESYTIAGIGDLTEQQKHGITATLTHGPSFSAAEIAAEACGHNLVNAVSAVSNSRPENTPEMVAQLFQEKRAHHSTPAIALHYLYKTPEETLRKVRAVMDDHAALLTFHMSESERVTAETVRAHGVRETELLKKYGLLNSHSLASHVLHVHDEEISRLVEHRVGIAHLPTSNVIHKSGTFKFWAFDERGGAPYVSLGTDSVVSKNRLDILTEAYQTRITHLYERTVKFSSLFKMMTVNGGRVLHMPDRGRIIKGAKADIAFWKLKDRGAIPYDEENPVTLLGNIITHGGRYVRDLMIGGRFVIKDRRHQLIDESKLLSETQAAHMAMRKRVRAQNA